A part of Desulfobacter sp. genomic DNA contains:
- the secY gene encoding preprotein translocase subunit SecY, producing MIENSYQNLFKLPELKRKLLVTLALLFVYRVGIHVPTPGIDGAALESFFAAASGTLFSMFNMFSGGALERLSIFALGIMPYISASIILELMTVVIPHLEQLKKEGDAGRKKKTQYTRYGTVLLSVIQGFGIAVGLESMTSPAGVPIVPYPGWGFRLITIITLTAGTAFIMWLGEQITERGIGNGISLIIFAGIVANMPSAIGNTIRLLSTGEMGIFSIIILLVMMIAVVAAIIFMEQAQRRIPVHYAKRVVGRKMYGGQTSHLPLKINTSGVIPPIFASSIIMFPTTLAQFTNMPVMQTVAAMFSPGTIWYYILYIGFIIFFCFFYTAVQFNPEDVAENMKKNGGYIPGIRPGKRTAEYIDKVLTRITVGGALYVSAVCVLPTMLISKFNIPFYFGGTALLIVVGVSIDTISQIESHLITGNYDGFLGRSGAKRIKGRS from the coding sequence ATGATCGAGAACAGCTATCAGAATCTGTTTAAACTTCCTGAACTCAAACGGAAACTCCTGGTTACCCTGGCCCTGCTTTTTGTTTACCGGGTCGGGATCCACGTTCCCACCCCCGGCATTGACGGGGCAGCTTTGGAATCTTTCTTTGCTGCGGCTTCAGGTACCTTATTCTCAATGTTTAACATGTTCTCGGGGGGGGCGCTGGAACGGCTGAGTATTTTTGCCCTGGGTATTATGCCCTATATCAGTGCCTCCATCATCTTGGAGTTGATGACTGTTGTAATCCCCCACCTTGAGCAGTTGAAAAAGGAAGGGGATGCCGGACGGAAAAAGAAAACCCAATATACCAGATACGGTACAGTACTCCTGAGTGTCATTCAGGGGTTCGGCATTGCTGTGGGGCTGGAGTCCATGACTTCCCCCGCAGGGGTGCCCATCGTACCTTACCCCGGCTGGGGATTCAGACTGATTACCATTATCACTCTGACTGCCGGTACGGCCTTTATCATGTGGCTGGGTGAACAGATCACCGAGCGGGGCATCGGCAACGGGATATCATTGATCATTTTTGCAGGTATCGTGGCTAATATGCCCTCTGCCATCGGCAACACCATCAGGCTGCTGAGCACCGGTGAAATGGGGATCTTCTCCATCATCATCCTGCTGGTCATGATGATCGCTGTTGTCGCCGCCATCATTTTTATGGAACAGGCCCAGCGCAGAATACCGGTGCATTATGCCAAACGTGTGGTGGGCAGGAAGATGTACGGAGGGCAGACCTCGCATCTGCCGTTGAAAATCAACACCTCCGGCGTTATCCCGCCGATTTTTGCATCGTCCATCATCATGTTTCCCACAACATTGGCCCAGTTTACAAACATGCCTGTCATGCAGACGGTGGCGGCCATGTTCAGCCCTGGCACCATCTGGTACTACATCCTTTATATCGGGTTTATCATTTTCTTCTGCTTCTTTTACACGGCAGTTCAGTTCAACCCCGAAGATGTGGCGGAAAACATGAAAAAGAACGGTGGGTACATTCCCGGCATTCGTCCGGGTAAACGGACCGCAGAATACATTGACAAGGTGCTGACCCGGATAACGGTCGGCGGCGCCCTCTACGTTTCTGCCGTCTGTGTACTGCCCACCATGCTGATCAGTAAATTTAACATACCGTTTTATTTCGGCGGCACTGCCCTCCTGATTGTTGTGGGTGTCTCCATAGACACCATTTCCCAGATTGAATCTCACCTCATCACCGGTAACTACGATGGATTCCTGGGACGGTCAGGGGCAAAACGGATTAAGGGTAGGTCCTGA
- the rplO gene encoding 50S ribosomal protein L15, with product MQLHDLAPAPGSRKNRKRVGRGPGSGMGKTSTRGHKGLKARSGGSVRPGFEGGQMPIYRRLPKRGFKNIFKTNNAVLNVKDLDRFEDGTVIDIDALRGEGLVKGVVDGVKILGDGELSKKFTLKNILVSKTAREKIESAGGSIE from the coding sequence ATGCAGCTTCATGACCTTGCTCCTGCTCCCGGAAGCAGAAAAAATAGAAAAAGAGTCGGCCGCGGTCCCGGTTCCGGAATGGGTAAAACCTCCACCAGGGGACACAAGGGCCTGAAAGCCCGTTCCGGCGGATCAGTCCGCCCCGGTTTCGAAGGCGGCCAGATGCCCATTTACCGGCGTCTGCCCAAACGTGGATTCAAAAACATCTTCAAAACAAATAATGCCGTTCTTAACGTAAAAGATCTGGACCGTTTTGAAGATGGCACTGTCATCGACATTGACGCCCTCAGGGGCGAAGGCCTGGTTAAAGGCGTAGTCGACGGCGTCAAAATCCTTGGTGACGGCGAGCTTTCCAAAAAGTTCACCCTCAAAAACATACTGGTTTCAAAAACCGCCCGGGAAAAGATTGAATCTGCCGGCGGCAGCATTGAATAA
- the rpmD gene encoding 50S ribosomal protein L30, with amino-acid sequence MYWFSQHTEHRQSDHGRAYLFVHQRRSCQKTRSQTRRDIKRQIMAKIKITQIKSTIGRPAKHGRIIRSLGIRKMHQTVEHENTPVIMGQVNKVSHLLKVEEA; translated from the coding sequence ATGTATTGGTTCTCACAACACACAGAACATCGTCAGAGCGACCATGGCAGGGCTTACCTCTTTGTGCACCAAAGAAGAAGTTGCCAAAAAACGCGGTCTCAAACCCGAAGAGATATAAAGAGGCAGATAATGGCTAAAATCAAGATTACACAGATTAAGAGCACAATCGGGCGTCCTGCCAAGCACGGACGGATCATCCGCTCCCTGGGTATCAGAAAGATGCACCAGACCGTAGAGCACGAAAATACCCCCGTGATCATGGGGCAGGTGAACAAAGTTTCTCACCTGTTGAAAGTAGAGGAGGCATAA
- the rpsE gene encoding 30S ribosomal protein S5, translating to MEDTGLIDKVVRINRVAKVVKGGRNFTFTALVVVGDGEGSVGYGLGKAKEVPEAIKKGMEKAKRNMVKVALLNGTVPYEVLGHAGSGRVMLKPASPGTGLIAGGGIRAVLEAAGVTDILTKCIGSHNTQNIVRATMAGLTSLCTKEEVAKKRGLKPEEI from the coding sequence ATGGAAGATACAGGTTTAATCGATAAGGTCGTCAGGATCAACCGGGTTGCCAAAGTCGTAAAAGGCGGCCGGAACTTCACCTTCACCGCACTGGTGGTTGTAGGCGACGGCGAAGGCTCTGTGGGATACGGCCTGGGCAAGGCCAAAGAGGTCCCCGAAGCCATTAAAAAAGGCATGGAAAAAGCCAAACGGAATATGGTCAAGGTAGCGCTTCTCAATGGTACTGTACCCTACGAAGTGCTTGGCCATGCAGGTTCCGGACGGGTGATGCTCAAACCGGCATCCCCCGGTACCGGCCTGATTGCCGGCGGCGGTATCCGCGCGGTCCTTGAGGCTGCCGGTGTGACCGATATTCTGACCAAATGTATTGGTTCTCACAACACACAGAACATCGTCAGAGCGACCATGGCAGGGCTTACCTCTTTGTGCACCAAAGAAGAAGTTGCCAAAAAACGCGGTCTCAAACCCGAAGAGATATAA
- a CDS encoding 50S ribosomal protein L18, with protein sequence MGNTSPRLKARLKRKKRIRKNIFGNQDRPRLSVFRSAKHIYAQIVDDTKGVTLVAASTLDPEYKDAPVEGKKQDVAKAVGTLIGKRALDKGIKKVVLDRNGFLYHGRVKALSDGAREAGLEF encoded by the coding sequence ATGGGAAATACATCACCAAGGCTTAAAGCCAGGCTTAAGAGAAAAAAACGGATCAGAAAGAATATTTTCGGTAATCAGGATCGTCCCAGACTGAGCGTGTTCAGAAGTGCAAAGCACATCTACGCGCAGATCGTTGACGACACCAAAGGGGTTACCCTTGTTGCCGCATCTACTTTGGACCCAGAGTACAAAGATGCCCCTGTTGAAGGTAAAAAACAGGATGTTGCAAAGGCGGTTGGAACCCTCATCGGCAAGAGAGCTCTTGATAAAGGAATTAAAAAAGTGGTTCTGGACAGGAACGGCTTCCTTTATCACGGACGTGTAAAAGCGCTTTCAGACGGGGCCCGTGAAGCCGGTCTTGAATTCTAA
- the rplF gene encoding 50S ribosomal protein L6, producing MSRIGKQPVQLPDKVQVTLDGDTINVKGPKGALDRKVHPAIDIDINDNVLTVTTDTSDKKKVALQGLFRSLIFNMVHGVTTGYEKKLVLSGIGYRAETKGKALVLNVGYSNPVEFDLPEGVAAAVDKNVEVTLTSIDKELLGQAAANIRAIRPPEPYKGKGIMYADERIIRKAGKTAGKD from the coding sequence ATGTCAAGAATAGGAAAACAGCCGGTCCAGCTTCCCGATAAGGTCCAAGTTACCCTTGATGGTGATACGATTAACGTTAAAGGCCCCAAGGGCGCCCTGGATCGTAAGGTACATCCGGCAATCGATATCGATATCAATGACAACGTGTTGACCGTAACCACCGACACGTCTGACAAAAAGAAAGTGGCGCTCCAGGGCCTGTTTAGATCTTTGATCTTCAACATGGTACACGGCGTCACCACAGGATACGAAAAAAAGCTGGTGCTTTCCGGTATCGGGTACCGCGCAGAAACCAAGGGCAAGGCCCTGGTACTCAACGTGGGTTACTCCAATCCGGTAGAATTTGATCTTCCCGAAGGTGTTGCCGCTGCAGTGGACAAAAACGTGGAAGTGACTCTCACCAGTATTGATAAAGAGCTTTTGGGCCAGGCTGCCGCCAATATCAGGGCCATCAGACCCCCCGAGCCTTACAAGGGCAAGGGCATTATGTATGCTGATGAGCGGATTATAAGAAAAGCCGGTAAAACTGCTGGTAAAGATTAA
- the rpsH gene encoding 30S ribosomal protein S8: protein MAISDPIADMLTSIRNGGKAGLAKVDIPGSKVKLEMVRVLKEQGYIKDFKFLENETQGVIRVYLKYVSEGNPTIFGIQRVSKPSCRVYSKSKNIKPVLNGLGISIISTSKGLMTDKQAKEANVGGEILCNVW from the coding sequence ATGGCAATTAGTGATCCAATTGCAGACATGCTGACAAGCATCAGAAACGGTGGCAAAGCAGGTCTGGCCAAAGTGGATATCCCCGGATCTAAGGTTAAACTTGAGATGGTGCGGGTGCTTAAGGAACAAGGGTATATCAAAGACTTCAAATTCCTTGAAAATGAGACACAGGGTGTTATCCGTGTGTACCTCAAATATGTTTCCGAAGGGAACCCGACAATCTTTGGTATCCAGCGCGTGAGCAAACCCTCCTGCAGGGTTTACTCCAAGTCTAAGAACATTAAGCCGGTATTAAACGGCCTGGGTATATCCATCATTTCAACTTCCAAGGGGTTGATGACCGACAAGCAGGCTAAAGAAGCGAACGTCGGCGGTGAAATTCTTTGTAACGTTTGGTAG
- a CDS encoding type Z 30S ribosomal protein S14: MAKKALIAKAQRKPKFGVRAYNRCPLCGRPRAFIRKAGICRICFRTLASEGKLPGVTKSSW, translated from the coding sequence TTGGCTAAAAAAGCTTTAATCGCAAAGGCACAGAGGAAACCCAAATTTGGTGTGCGGGCGTATAACAGGTGCCCCTTATGCGGTAGACCAAGAGCATTTATCAGAAAAGCTGGTATCTGCAGAATCTGTTTTAGAACACTTGCCTCTGAAGGCAAACTTCCCGGCGTTACCAAATCATCCTGGTAA
- the rplE gene encoding 50S ribosomal protein L5: MTTLKEKYTNEVAPALTEEFKYSNQCQVPKLEKIVLNMGLGEAVRNPKIVESAAQELTLIAGQKAVITRAKKPIANFKLRADLPIGCKVTLRREKMYDFMDRLINIALPRVRDFRGISGKAFDGRGNYSLGITEHIIFPEIDYDKTDSIKGLNITVVTTAKTDEEGKAFLKLMGMPFKN, from the coding sequence ATGACTACGCTTAAGGAAAAATATACCAACGAGGTCGCTCCTGCACTGACTGAAGAGTTCAAATACAGCAACCAGTGCCAGGTGCCCAAGTTGGAAAAAATTGTTTTGAACATGGGGCTGGGCGAAGCTGTCCGCAATCCCAAGATTGTTGAATCCGCCGCCCAGGAACTTACCCTGATCGCCGGTCAGAAAGCCGTAATCACCCGGGCTAAAAAGCCCATCGCGAACTTCAAGCTTCGTGCCGATCTTCCCATTGGATGCAAGGTAACCCTTCGCCGGGAAAAAATGTATGATTTCATGGACAGACTGATCAACATTGCACTTCCCCGTGTAAGGGATTTCCGCGGGATTTCCGGAAAGGCTTTTGACGGCCGGGGGAACTACAGCTTGGGGATCACCGAGCACATCATTTTCCCTGAGATCGACTATGATAAGACCGACAGCATCAAGGGTCTCAATATTACGGTTGTAACCACAGCCAAAACCGATGAAGAAGGGAAAGCGTTCCTCAAACTCATGGGAATGCCCTTCAAAAACTAG
- a CDS encoding 50S ribosomal protein L24, translating into MRIKKDDKVKVLTGKDKGKIGKVLKVVKKTNRVVVENINVVKVHQRPTQANPQGGIVEKAMPIHVSNLMLMCNSCVKPTRIGIKELEDGKRVRICKKCDQQIDA; encoded by the coding sequence ATCAGAATTAAAAAAGATGACAAGGTAAAAGTTCTCACCGGTAAAGACAAAGGCAAAATCGGTAAGGTGCTCAAGGTCGTAAAAAAGACCAACCGGGTCGTCGTTGAAAACATTAACGTTGTAAAGGTTCACCAGCGTCCCACACAGGCCAATCCCCAGGGCGGCATCGTGGAAAAGGCAATGCCCATCCACGTATCCAACCTGATGCTCATGTGCAACTCCTGTGTGAAACCGACCCGCATCGGAATCAAAGAGCTGGAAGATGGTAAACGGGTTCGAATCTGCAAAAAATGCGACCAGCAGATCGACGCATAA
- the rplN gene encoding 50S ribosomal protein L14 produces the protein MIQSETRLTVADNSGAKELYCIKVLGGSKRRYASIGDIIVVSVKEAIPNSKVSKGDIVQAVIVRTKKEIARPDGSSIRFDDNSAVVLNKNNEPVGTRIFGPVARELRAKRFMKIVSLAPDVL, from the coding sequence ATGATTCAGAGTGAAACCAGACTGACTGTCGCCGACAACTCAGGGGCCAAGGAATTGTACTGCATCAAGGTGCTGGGCGGATCCAAAAGACGTTATGCCAGCATTGGAGATATTATTGTTGTTTCCGTAAAGGAAGCCATTCCCAATTCCAAGGTCAGCAAAGGTGACATTGTTCAGGCCGTTATCGTACGGACCAAAAAAGAGATTGCCCGGCCGGATGGGTCTTCCATCAGATTTGATGACAATTCCGCGGTTGTGCTTAACAAAAACAATGAACCGGTGGGTACCCGTATTTTCGGCCCGGTGGCCAGGGAACTGAGAGCAAAGCGGTTTATGAAAATCGTGTCCCTTGCTCCTGACGTACTTTAA
- the rpsQ gene encoding 30S ribosomal protein S17, whose protein sequence is MENKKSNKKELIGLVVSDKMDKSIVVRVERFVQHKVYKKYIKRYKNYHAHDENNQCNIGDEVKIIETRPLSKLKHFRVTEIVKKAV, encoded by the coding sequence ATGGAAAATAAAAAAAGTAACAAAAAAGAGCTTATCGGTCTGGTCGTATCCGACAAAATGGACAAGTCTATTGTTGTCCGGGTTGAAAGATTTGTTCAGCACAAGGTGTATAAAAAATACATCAAACGCTACAAAAACTACCACGCACACGATGAGAACAACCAGTGCAACATCGGCGATGAGGTAAAAATCATCGAAACCAGACCTTTGAGCAAGCTGAAACATTTCCGGGTAACCGAGATTGTTAAAAAAGCGGTTTAG
- the rpmC gene encoding 50S ribosomal protein L29 — MKASEIREMDADQIKEKLVELKKELFNLRFQNDVGQLENTAMLSNVKKDIARLYTISKEMNVTIS, encoded by the coding sequence ATGAAGGCCAGTGAAATCAGAGAAATGGATGCAGATCAGATTAAAGAAAAGCTTGTTGAGCTCAAAAAAGAACTTTTCAATCTTCGTTTCCAGAATGATGTTGGACAGCTCGAGAACACAGCTATGCTTTCGAATGTAAAGAAAGACATCGCCAGACTCTATACCATTTCCAAAGAAATGAACGTAACCATCAGCTAA
- the rplP gene encoding 50S ribosomal protein L16, with protein sequence MLSPKNVKFRKQFRGRTKGTPTRGNTLSFGDYGLQAVECGYVNARQIEAARVAMTRKAKRQGKSWIRFFPDHPVTKKPAEVRMGKGKGATDAWVARVKPGKILYEMEGVPRELAREAMRLAARKLSVKTRFVERS encoded by the coding sequence ATGCTGAGTCCAAAAAATGTTAAATTCCGTAAACAGTTCCGGGGCAGAACCAAAGGTACTCCCACCCGCGGTAACACCTTGAGCTTCGGCGACTACGGTCTCCAGGCCGTTGAATGCGGATATGTAAATGCAAGACAGATAGAAGCAGCCAGGGTTGCAATGACCAGAAAGGCCAAAAGACAGGGCAAAAGCTGGATCAGATTCTTCCCTGATCATCCCGTTACCAAAAAACCCGCCGAAGTCCGGATGGGTAAGGGTAAGGGTGCAACCGATGCGTGGGTAGCACGGGTAAAACCGGGCAAGATCCTTTACGAAATGGAAGGTGTCCCCAGAGAACTGGCTAGAGAAGCAATGCGGCTTGCTGCAAGAAAACTTTCCGTGAAAACCCGTTTTGTGGAGAGGAGTTAG
- the rpsC gene encoding 30S ribosomal protein S3 — MGQKVHPTGLRLGIIRTWDSRWYADKDYAAFVEEDFKVRKFLKKKLYHAGVSKIEIERFSKQIRLRVFAARPGIIIGKKGSEIALLKKELEKMLNPDVLIDIKEVRRPEIDAQLVAENIASQLERRIAFRRAMKRSVSSAMRFGAKGIKIICSGRLGGAEMARTEWYKEGRIPLHTLRADVDYGFTEAKTTYGTIGIKTFIFKGEVVGPGEQALATK, encoded by the coding sequence TTGGGCCAGAAAGTACATCCTACCGGATTAAGATTAGGCATCATCAGGACTTGGGATTCCAGATGGTACGCGGACAAAGACTACGCAGCCTTTGTTGAAGAAGACTTCAAGGTCAGAAAGTTTCTGAAAAAGAAACTCTACCACGCCGGCGTCTCAAAAATTGAGATCGAAAGATTCTCAAAACAGATCAGACTGCGGGTGTTTGCCGCAAGACCCGGCATCATCATCGGCAAAAAAGGGTCTGAGATTGCCCTGCTCAAAAAAGAGCTGGAAAAAATGCTCAACCCCGATGTCCTGATTGATATCAAAGAAGTCAGAAGACCTGAGATTGACGCCCAGCTCGTGGCAGAAAATATTGCCAGCCAGCTGGAAAGAAGAATCGCATTCAGAAGAGCCATGAAAAGAAGCGTATCCTCAGCCATGAGATTCGGAGCCAAGGGTATTAAAATTATCTGCTCCGGCCGTCTGGGCGGCGCTGAAATGGCCAGGACCGAATGGTATAAAGAAGGGCGTATTCCCCTTCACACCCTGAGAGCTGATGTGGACTACGGTTTCACTGAAGCCAAAACTACCTACGGCACCATCGGTATTAAAACCTTCATCTTCAAAGGTGAAGTAGTGGGTCCTGGCGAGCAGGCTTTGGCGACTAAATAG
- the rplV gene encoding 50S ribosomal protein L22 — MEVKATTRYARISPFKLRLPISEIKGKNAEQALTMLKFMPLKAAGIMYKTLQSAIANAEHNNEMDVDKLVVKNVIVDHGPSMKRFRPRARGRASRILKRTSHITVIVEETV, encoded by the coding sequence ATGGAAGTTAAAGCAACCACAAGATATGCAAGGATTTCACCGTTCAAGCTCCGCCTGCCCATTTCCGAAATCAAGGGAAAAAATGCAGAACAGGCTTTGACGATGCTGAAGTTCATGCCGCTGAAAGCCGCAGGTATCATGTACAAGACCCTGCAGTCCGCCATTGCCAATGCTGAGCACAACAATGAGATGGACGTTGATAAGCTGGTAGTGAAAAACGTGATTGTAGATCATGGACCATCCATGAAACGGTTCAGGCCGCGGGCAAGGGGAAGAGCCTCCCGCATTTTGAAAAGAACCAGTCATATAACCGTGATTGTAGAAGAAACCGTCTAA
- the rpsS gene encoding 30S ribosomal protein S19 — protein sequence MPRSLKKGPYIATELMKKVLDAQKSNSNKVIKTWSRRSTIFPEMVGITFAVHNGRKFIPVFVTENMVGHKLGEFSPTRTYWGHAADKKAKKR from the coding sequence ATGCCAAGATCATTGAAAAAAGGACCTTATATCGCAACAGAACTGATGAAGAAAGTTCTGGACGCGCAGAAGTCCAACAGCAATAAAGTTATCAAAACCTGGTCTAGACGGTCTACCATTTTCCCTGAAATGGTTGGAATCACCTTTGCAGTGCACAACGGGAGAAAGTTCATCCCGGTATTCGTGACTGAAAACATGGTCGGCCATAAGCTTGGTGAATTTTCACCTACTAGAACCTATTGGGGTCATGCCGCGGACAAAAAAGCCAAAAAACGCTAA
- the rplB gene encoding 50S ribosomal protein L2: MSTIVKTKPTSPGRRAQEYLSFEEITKTKPERRLTKKLNKRSGRNSYGRITAKHRGGGAKKKYRIIDFKRDKDGIPAKVSAIEYDPNRSARIALLTYADGEKRYILAPLDVKVGDILETGPEADIKPGNCLPLENIPTGTRIHNIELKQNKGGQIVRSAGGYARLMAKEGTYAQVLLPSGEVRMIHLQCKATIGRVGNEKHGDVSIGKAGRTRWMGRRPSVRGVAMNPVDHPMGGGEGRSSGGRQPCTPWGVPTKGKRTRKNARTDQYIVKRRAKRK; this comes from the coding sequence ATGTCAACAATAGTTAAGACAAAACCGACTTCTCCAGGGAGACGTGCTCAGGAATACCTTTCTTTTGAAGAAATTACCAAGACCAAACCTGAACGGCGCCTGACCAAGAAGCTGAACAAACGGTCCGGCCGCAACTCCTACGGAAGAATTACCGCAAAACACAGAGGCGGCGGTGCAAAGAAAAAATATCGTATTATTGATTTCAAACGGGACAAGGACGGGATTCCGGCCAAGGTATCGGCCATCGAGTACGATCCCAACAGATCTGCCCGTATCGCCCTGCTGACCTATGCAGATGGTGAAAAGAGATACATCCTGGCTCCCCTGGATGTGAAAGTTGGCGATATTCTTGAAACCGGCCCTGAAGCGGATATCAAACCCGGTAACTGCCTGCCCCTGGAAAATATTCCCACAGGCACCCGGATTCATAATATCGAACTCAAGCAGAACAAAGGCGGCCAGATCGTCAGAAGTGCAGGCGGTTATGCCCGGCTTATGGCCAAAGAAGGCACTTACGCCCAGGTACTGCTTCCCTCCGGCGAAGTTCGGATGATCCATCTCCAGTGTAAAGCCACCATCGGTCGTGTAGGCAACGAAAAACACGGTGACGTGAGCATCGGTAAAGCCGGCCGTACCCGTTGGATGGGTAGAAGACCTTCTGTCAGAGGCGTGGCAATGAACCCGGTTGACCATCCCATGGGCGGCGGCGAAGGCCGGTCTTCAGGTGGTCGTCAGCCCTGTACACCCTGGGGCGTTCCCACCAAGGGTAAGAGAACCCGGAAGAATGCCAGAACGGATCAGTACATTGTTAAAAGAAGGGCTAAAAGAAAATAA
- the rplW gene encoding 50S ribosomal protein L23 — MREYDILRGPVVTEKTTLQKELHNQITFKVDKRANRVEIKDAVEKAFNTQVKQVRTVQVKGKVKQRGRIIGKRNDWKKAIVTLMPGQRIDFFEGV, encoded by the coding sequence ATGAGAGAATATGACATCCTCAGAGGACCTGTCGTCACTGAAAAAACAACCCTTCAAAAAGAACTTCACAACCAGATTACCTTTAAAGTAGACAAGCGGGCCAACCGTGTCGAAATCAAGGACGCTGTTGAGAAAGCCTTTAACACCCAGGTTAAGCAGGTCAGAACCGTACAGGTCAAAGGCAAAGTTAAACAGCGTGGCAGAATCATCGGTAAGAGAAACGACTGGAAAAAAGCCATCGTTACCCTGATGCCGGGACAGAGAATTGATTTTTTTGAAGGTGTTTAA
- the rplD gene encoding 50S ribosomal protein L4 has translation MAAVDVLNSAGNKVSETELPDEIFSVPVKTSILHDVVRSQLVAKREGTAASKTRGMVAGSTKKLFRQKGTGNARAGSIKSPLRKGGGVIFGPSQRSYDIKVPKKVRRLALKMALSTKLNDEKLFVIDALELEAIKTKALAEILKTLNLEDLLIVSDSDDEKLLLSSRNIPDVKVIKTAGLNVYDILKFKNLLLVETSIENIKGRLS, from the coding sequence ATGGCTGCTGTAGATGTATTAAACAGTGCAGGCAATAAAGTGTCTGAAACAGAGCTGCCTGATGAAATTTTCAGCGTACCGGTCAAGACAAGCATTCTTCATGACGTAGTAAGATCCCAGCTCGTTGCAAAACGGGAAGGGACTGCTGCGTCTAAGACTCGTGGTATGGTAGCTGGCTCTACTAAAAAACTTTTCAGACAGAAAGGGACCGGCAATGCACGGGCAGGTTCCATCAAGTCGCCCCTTAGAAAAGGCGGCGGCGTGATTTTTGGCCCGTCCCAGCGTTCCTACGACATCAAGGTGCCCAAAAAAGTTCGGCGGCTCGCCCTTAAAATGGCGCTGAGCACCAAGCTGAATGACGAAAAGCTTTTTGTCATTGATGCCCTTGAACTTGAAGCGATCAAAACCAAAGCACTGGCAGAGATCCTCAAAACCCTCAATCTTGAAGACCTTCTCATCGTTTCCGATTCCGACGACGAGAAACTCCTTCTTTCTTCAAGAAACATTCCTGACGTTAAGGTGATCAAAACCGCAGGTCTGAATGTATATGACATCTTAAAGTTTAAAAACCTTCTGCTGGTGGAAACCAGTATCGAGAATATCAAGGGGAGGTTGAGCTAA
- the rplC gene encoding 50S ribosomal protein L3: MSALIGKKIGMTNVFSSDGKLVPVTVLQVGPCVVTQVKTEETDGYTALQLGFDEKPVERLNKPIAGHLKKATDKGFKVLKEFRTENVEDVEAGAVLGIDMFSVGDKVTVTGTSKGRGFQGTIKRHGFSRGPETHGNRNHRKPGSVGNSAWPGKIIKGKKMPGHMGVDKTTVKNLTIVDIKHDDNLLLVKGAVPGFKTGVIEVRKADVK; encoded by the coding sequence ATGAGTGCATTAATTGGAAAGAAAATCGGGATGACCAATGTGTTTTCCTCCGATGGAAAACTCGTTCCTGTTACTGTGTTACAGGTCGGCCCCTGCGTGGTTACCCAGGTCAAAACTGAAGAGACTGACGGGTATACTGCACTGCAGCTCGGATTCGATGAGAAACCTGTAGAACGTTTGAATAAGCCCATTGCAGGGCATCTGAAGAAAGCAACTGACAAAGGGTTCAAAGTACTAAAAGAGTTCAGAACCGAAAATGTTGAGGATGTTGAAGCAGGTGCGGTTCTGGGTATTGATATGTTCTCCGTAGGTGACAAGGTCACTGTGACCGGGACCTCTAAGGGTCGCGGTTTTCAGGGTACCATTAAAAGACACGGATTCAGCCGTGGACCTGAAACCCATGGTAACAGAAACCACCGGAAACCCGGTTCAGTGGGCAACTCCGCCTGGCCAGGAAAAATTATTAAAGGCAAAAAAATGCCGGGCCACATGGGTGTAGATAAGACCACTGTGAAAAATCTCACCATTGTAGATATTAAGCACGACGATAATCTCCTTCTGGTCAAGGGCGCAGTCCCGGGCTTCAAAACAGGTGTTATCGAGGTGCGGAAAGCTGATGTAAAATAA